In Escherichia ruysiae, a genomic segment contains:
- the yiaN gene encoding 2,3-diketo-L-gulonate TRAP transporter large permease YiaN, translated as MTILIFIVSLLGAIAIGVPIAWALLLCGISLMFWMDIFDVQILAQTLVNGADSFSLLAIPFFVLAGEIMNAGGLSQRIVDLPMKLVGHRPGGLGYVGVLAAMIMASLSGSAVADTAAVAALLVPMMRQANYPVNRAAGLIGSGGIIAAIIPPSIPLIIFGVSSGLSISKLFMAGIAPGVMMGVTLMVTWWWQAKRLNLPCQPKASLREVWQSLISGIWALFLPIIIIGGFRSGLFTPTEAGAVAAFYALFVSVVVYREMTFSTLYHVLINAAKTTSVVMFLVASAAVSAWLITIAELPMMVSELLQPLVDSPRLLFIVIMLAIMVISTVMDLTPTVLILTPVLMPLVKEAGIDPVYFGIMFIINCSISLITPPVGNVLNVVCGVAKLKFDDAVKGVAPYVMVLFMLLALFIFIPELITAPLKWMS; from the coding sequence ATGACAATTCTTATATTTATTGTCAGTTTGTTAGGCGCTATCGCGATTGGTGTTCCCATTGCCTGGGCATTATTACTGTGCGGCATCTCACTGATGTTCTGGATGGATATCTTTGATGTGCAAATTCTGGCACAAACGCTGGTAAATGGCGCAGACAGCTTCTCTCTGTTAGCCATTCCCTTCTTTGTGCTGGCAGGTGAGATCATGAACGCGGGCGGCCTGTCGCAACGTATTGTCGACCTGCCAATGAAACTGGTGGGTCACAGACCTGGTGGTCTGGGTTACGTTGGCGTGCTGGCGGCAATGATCATGGCAAGCCTTTCCGGTTCTGCGGTTGCCGATACCGCAGCCGTCGCGGCGCTGCTGGTGCCAATGATGCGTCAGGCCAACTATCCGGTAAATCGCGCCGCCGGGCTTATCGGTTCCGGCGGGATTATTGCAGCCATTATCCCTCCCTCTATTCCACTCATTATCTTCGGCGTCTCCAGCGGACTCTCCATCAGCAAACTATTTATGGCGGGCATAGCGCCGGGCGTCATGATGGGCGTCACGCTGATGGTTACCTGGTGGTGGCAGGCAAAACGACTGAATTTACCTTGTCAGCCGAAAGCCTCACTGCGGGAAGTCTGGCAATCCTTAATTTCCGGTATTTGGGCGCTCTTTTTACCGATAATTATTATTGGCGGTTTCCGTTCGGGGTTATTCACACCCACCGAAGCAGGCGCGGTTGCCGCCTTCTACGCCCTGTTCGTCTCGGTGGTGGTCTATCGCGAAATGACCTTCTCCACGCTTTATCATGTACTGATTAACGCGGCGAAAACCACATCCGTGGTCATGTTCCTGGTGGCCTCTGCTGCGGTATCTGCATGGCTTATTACTATCGCCGAATTACCCATGATGGTATCGGAGCTATTACAACCGTTGGTTGATTCGCCCCGCTTATTATTCATCGTCATTATGCTCGCCATTATGGTGATCAGTACGGTCATGGACTTAACGCCTACCGTATTAATTCTTACGCCAGTATTAATGCCATTAGTGAAAGAAGCAGGAATAGATCCGGTCTATTTCGGCATCATGTTTATTATCAACTGTTCAATATCACTGATTACGCCTCCAGTCGGTAACGTTCTTAACGTGGTATGCGGCGTGGCGAAACTTAAATTTGACGATGCGGTAAAAGGCGTCGCGCCTTACGTCATGGTTTTATTCATGTTGTTAGCATTATTTATTTTTATACCGGAGCTTATTACCGCTCCTCTTAAATGGATGAGTTAA
- a CDS encoding L-ribulose-5-phosphate 3-epimerase, whose protein sequence is MRSHPLGIYEKALAKDLSWPERLVLAKSCGFDFVEMSVDETDERLSRLDWSAAQRASLVTAMIETGVSIPSMCLSAHRRFPFGSRDEAVRERAREIMSKAIRLARDLGIRTIQLAGYDVYYEEHDEGTQQRFAEGLAWAVEQAAASQVMLAVEIMDTAFMNSISKWKKWDEMLASPWFTVYPDVGNLSAWGNDVPAELKLGIDRIAAIHLKDTQPVTDQSPGQFRDVPFGEGCVDFVGIFKTLHELNYRGSFLIEMWTEKANEPVLEIIQARRWIEARMQEAGFVC, encoded by the coding sequence GTGCGTAGTCATCCGTTAGGGATTTATGAAAAGGCGCTGGCGAAAGATCTCTCCTGGCCGGAGCGGCTGGTGCTGGCAAAAAGCTGTGGTTTTGATTTTGTCGAAATGTCGGTGGATGAAACCGACGAACGGCTCTCACGTCTTGACTGGAGCGCCGCACAACGTGCTTCGCTGGTCACTGCGATGATCGAAACGGGTGTCTCCATTCCGTCAATGTGTCTGTCTGCCCATCGTCGTTTTCCCTTTGGCAGCCGGGACGAGGCGGTGCGCGAACGGGCGCGGGAAATCATGAGTAAAGCGATTCGTCTGGCGCGCGATCTCGGCATTCGCACTATTCAACTGGCGGGCTACGACGTCTATTACGAAGAGCATGACGAAGGCACCCAGCAACGTTTTGCTGAAGGGCTGGCGTGGGCTGTTGAACAGGCGGCGGCATCGCAAGTGATGCTGGCGGTGGAGATTATGGACACCGCGTTTATGAACTCCATCAGCAAATGGAAAAAATGGGACGAGATGCTCGCCTCGCCGTGGTTCACCGTTTACCCGGATGTCGGCAACCTCAGCGCCTGGGGCAATGATGTTCCCGCCGAACTGAAACTGGGCATTGACCGCATCGCGGCTATTCACCTGAAAGACACTCAACCCGTAACCGACCAGAGTCCTGGCCAGTTCCGTGATGTACCGTTTGGCGAAGGCTGCGTCGATTTCGTTGGCATCTTTAAAACGCTGCATGAACTGAATTATCGCGGTTCATTCCTGATTGAGATGTGGACAGAAAAAGCCAATGAGCCGGTGCTGGAGATTATTCAGGCACGGCGCTGGATTGAAGCGCGTATGCAGGAGGCGGGTTTCGTATGTTAG
- the yiaJ gene encoding IclR family transcriptional regulator YiaJ: MGKKEHELAQEKERPAGSQSLFRGLMLIEILSNYPNGCPLAHLSELAGLNKSTVHRLLQGLQSCGYVTTAPAAGSYRLTTKFIAVGQKALSSLNIIHIAAPHLEALNIATGETINFSSREDDHAILIYKLEPTTGMLRTRAYIGQHMPLYCSAMGKVYMAFGHQDYVKSYWESHQNEIQPLTRNTITELPAMFDELAHIRESGVAMDREENELGVSCIAVPVFDIHGRVPYAVSISLSTSRLKQVGVKNLLKPLRETALAISNELGFTVRDDQGAIT, from the coding sequence ATGGGAAAAAAAGAGCACGAGTTGGCGCAGGAAAAAGAGCGTCCGGCTGGAAGTCAGAGCCTGTTTCGCGGGTTGATGCTGATTGAGATTTTGAGCAACTATCCAAACGGTTGCCCGCTGGCGCATCTCTCTGAACTGGCTGGCTTAAATAAAAGTACGGTCCATCGTTTATTGCAGGGACTACAGTCCTGTGGCTATGTGACAACCGCGCCTGCTGCGGGGAGTTATCGCCTGACCACAAAATTTATTGCCGTCGGGCAGAAGGCGCTGTCTTCGCTGAATATCATTCATATCGCCGCGCCGCATCTTGAGGCACTGAACATCGCCACTGGTGAAACCATTAACTTTTCCAGTCGAGAAGACGATCACGCTATTTTGATTTATAAACTGGAACCTACTACCGGTATGCTGCGAACCCGTGCCTATATTGGTCAGCATATGCCGCTCTACTGTTCGGCGATGGGTAAGGTTTATATGGCGTTTGGTCATCAGGACTACGTGAAATCGTATTGGGAAAGCCATCAGAATGAAATCCAGCCGCTAACCCGCAATACCATTACCGAACTGCCCGCGATGTTCGACGAACTGGCGCACATTCGCGAAAGCGGCGTGGCGATGGACAGAGAAGAGAATGAACTCGGCGTCTCCTGTATTGCTGTTCCGGTGTTTGATATTCATGGGCGGGTGCCGTATGCGGTGTCGATTTCGCTTTCGACATCACGCCTGAAACAGGTGGGGGTGAAAAATCTCCTGAAACCGCTGCGTGAAACTGCCCTGGCTATTTCCAATGAACTGGGATTTACCGTCCGGGACGACCAGGGGGCGATCACATAA
- a CDS encoding 4Fe-4S binding protein produces MNRFIIADATKCIGCRTCEVACAVSHQENQDCASLLPGEFISRIRVIKGHTWTTAVACHQCEDAPCANVCPVDAIRREHGHIFVEQSRCIGCKSCMLACPFGAMEVVSSRAKARAIKCDLCWHRTTGPACVEACPTKALQCMDVEKVQRNRLLQQPV; encoded by the coding sequence ATGAACCGGTTTATTATTGCGGATGCGACGAAATGTATCGGTTGCCGTACCTGTGAAGTGGCTTGCGCAGTGTCGCATCAGGAGAATCAGGATTGCGCTTCGTTGTTACCTGGCGAGTTTATTTCCCGTATTCGTGTTATCAAAGGCCATACCTGGACCACGGCAGTAGCCTGTCATCAGTGTGAAGATGCACCCTGCGCGAATGTTTGCCCTGTGGACGCTATTCGTCGTGAACATGGGCATATCTTTGTTGAACAATCACGTTGTATTGGCTGTAAAAGCTGTATGCTGGCATGTCCGTTTGGCGCGATGGAGGTCGTTTCATCGCGTGCAAAGGCGAGGGCGATTAAGTGCGATCTGTGCTGGCATCGGACGACGGGCCCGGCCTGTGTTGAAGCCTGTCCGACAAAAGCGTTGCAGTGTATGGATGTTGAGAAAGTGCAGCGGAATCGGCTACTACAGCAGCCTGTTTGA
- the yiaM gene encoding 2,3-diketo-L-gulonate TRAP transporter small permease YiaM: MKRILEGILALIIAILSCIIFINIILRYGFHTSILSIDELSRLLFVWLTFIGAIVAYMDNSHVQVTFLVEKLSPANQQRVSQLTHTLILLLCLGLAWGAIEKTSQDWSNLSPILGVPVGLMYAAAIPTSLIIALLELRHLYRQFTNTTSQNQQGV; encoded by the coding sequence ATGAAACGGATACTCGAAGGCATTCTTGCGCTCATCATCGCAATACTGTCTTGTATTATTTTTATTAATATAATTCTTCGATATGGATTTCACACAAGCATATTATCGATTGATGAATTATCCCGTCTTTTATTTGTCTGGTTAACCTTTATTGGCGCTATCGTTGCTTATATGGACAACAGCCATGTGCAGGTTACTTTTTTAGTCGAAAAACTCTCTCCCGCTAATCAACAACGTGTTTCGCAGCTAACCCATACGCTCATTTTATTACTGTGTCTGGGTCTGGCCTGGGGTGCAATAGAAAAAACGTCACAGGACTGGAGTAACTTATCACCCATTCTCGGCGTACCCGTTGGCTTAATGTACGCCGCCGCTATCCCCACCAGCCTGATTATCGCATTACTGGAATTGCGTCACTTATACCGGCAGTTCACAAATACCACCAGCCAAAACCAACAAGGAGTCTGA
- the ulaD gene encoding 3-keto-L-gulonate-6-phosphate decarboxylase UlaD — protein MSRPLLQLALDHSSLEAAQRDVTLLKDSVDIVEAGTILCLNEGLGAVKALREQCPDKIIVADWKVADAGETLAQQAFGAGANWMTIICAAPLATVEKGHAMAQRCGGEIQIELFGNWTLDDARNWHRIGVRQAIYHRGRDAQASGQQWGEADLARMKALSDIGLELSITGGITPADLPLFKDIRVKAFIAGRALAGATNPAQVAADFHAQIDTIWGGARA, from the coding sequence ATGAGCAGACCACTTCTGCAACTGGCTCTCGACCACTCATCACTTGAAGCCGCGCAGCGCGACGTGACGCTGTTAAAGGACAGTGTCGATATCGTCGAAGCGGGCACCATTCTCTGTTTAAACGAAGGGCTTGGCGCGGTGAAAGCCTTGCGTGAACAGTGCCCGGACAAAATCATCGTCGCTGACTGGAAGGTCGCTGATGCCGGTGAGACGCTCGCGCAACAGGCGTTTGGCGCGGGCGCCAACTGGATGACCATCATCTGCGCCGCGCCGCTCGCCACGGTGGAAAAAGGCCACGCGATGGCGCAACGCTGCGGCGGTGAAATCCAGATAGAGCTGTTCGGCAACTGGACACTGGACGACGCACGTAACTGGCATCGTATTGGCGTGCGGCAGGCGATTTATCATCGTGGTCGCGACGCGCAGGCCAGCGGGCAGCAGTGGGGCGAGGCGGATCTGGCGCGTATGAAGGCGCTTTCTGATATCGGCCTTGAGCTTTCCATTACTGGCGGGATTACCCCTGCTGACCTGCCGCTGTTTAAAGATATCCGCGTGAAAGCGTTTATTGCCGGGCGCGCACTGGCGGGCGCTACCAATCCAGCGCAGGTTGCCGCTGATTTTCATGCACAAATTGACACAATCTGGGGAGGTGCTCGTGCGTAG
- a CDS encoding YhcH/YjgK/YiaL family protein has product MIFGHITQPNPCRLPAAIEKALDFLRTTDFNVLAPGVVEIDGKNIFAQIIDLTTREAVENRPEVHRRYLDIQFLAWGEEKIGVAIDTGNNKVSESLLEQRDIIFYHDSEHESFIEMIPGSYAIFFPQDVHRPACNKNAPTAIRKIVVKVALCAL; this is encoded by the coding sequence ATGATATTTGGACATATCACACAACCTAATCCGTGCCGTTTGCCCGCTGCCATTGAAAAGGCGCTCGATTTTCTACGCACCACCGATTTCAACGTCCTGGCGCCGGGCGTTGTCGAAATCGACGGCAAAAATATTTTTGCGCAAATTATCGATTTAACCACACGCGAGGCGGTGGAAAACCGTCCTGAGGTTCATCGTCGCTATCTGGATATTCAGTTTCTGGCCTGGGGCGAAGAGAAAATCGGTGTAGCCATTGATACCGGGAATAATAAAGTCAGCGAATCACTATTAGAGCAACGCGATATTATTTTTTATCACGATAGTGAACATGAATCATTTATAGAAATGATACCGGGTAGCTACGCTATTTTCTTCCCACAGGATGTTCATCGACCGGCATGTAATAAAAATGCCCCTACGGCAATCCGCAAAATCGTGGTTAAAGTCGCCCTCTGCGCTTTATAA
- the yiaK gene encoding 3-dehydro-L-gulonate 2-dehydrogenase, with the protein MKVTFEQLKTAFNRVLISRGVNSETADACAEMFARTTESGVYSHGVNRFPRFIQQLENGDIIPDAQPKRITSLGAIEQWDARRSIGNLTAKKMMDRAIELAATHGIGLVALRNANHWMRGGSYGWQAAEKGYIGICWTNSIAVMPPWGAKECRIGTNPLIVAIPSSPITMVDMSMSMFSYGMLEVNRLAGRELPVDGGFDDEGNLTKEPGVIEKNRRILPMGYWKGSGMSIVLDMIATLLSDGASVAEVTQDNSDEYGISQIFIAIEVDKLIDGSTRDAKLQRIMDYVTSAERADENQAIRLPGHEFTTLLAENRRNGITVDDSVWAKIQAL; encoded by the coding sequence ATGAAAGTGACATTTGAGCAGTTAAAAACAGCCTTTAATCGGGTATTAATTTCACGTGGCGTTAACAGCGAAACAGCCGATGCCTGTGCAGAGATGTTCGCCCGCACCACCGAATCCGGCGTTTATTCTCATGGCGTTAACCGTTTCCCCCGTTTCATTCAGCAACTGGAAAACGGCGATATCATTCCTGACGCCCAACCCAAACGTATAACCAGCCTCGGCGCGATTGAGCAGTGGGACGCCCGGCGTTCGATCGGTAACCTGACAGCGAAAAAGATGATGGATCGTGCCATTGAACTGGCGGCAACTCACGGGATTGGCCTGGTCGCGTTACGCAATGCCAACCACTGGATGCGCGGCGGCAGCTACGGCTGGCAGGCGGCGGAAAAAGGCTATATCGGCATCTGCTGGACAAACTCCATCGCCGTAATGCCGCCGTGGGGCGCAAAAGAGTGTCGCATCGGCACCAACCCACTGATCGTCGCTATTCCCTCTTCACCCATCACCATGGTCGATATGTCGATGTCGATGTTCTCCTACGGCATGTTAGAAGTGAATCGTCTGGCGGGACGCGAGCTGCCGGTCGATGGTGGGTTTGATGATGAAGGAAATTTGACCAAAGAACCTGGCGTTATCGAGAAAAATCGCCGCATTTTGCCGATGGGCTACTGGAAAGGTTCTGGCATGTCGATTGTGCTGGATATGATAGCCACTCTCCTTTCTGACGGCGCATCGGTTGCTGAAGTCACCCAGGACAACAGCGACGAGTACGGCATTTCACAAATCTTTATTGCCATTGAAGTGGATAAACTGATCGACGGTTCCACCCGCGACGCCAAACTGCAACGCATCATGGATTACGTTACCAGTGCCGAACGCGCAGACGAAAACCAGGCCATTCGTTTACCCGGCCACGAATTTACCACTCTACTGGCAGAAAACCGTCGTAACGGTATTACTGTGGATGACAGCGTATGGGCAAAAATCCAGGCATTATAA
- a CDS encoding DUF4862 family protein: MKANNTGYIIGAYPCAPSFHQRSEEEEKEFWRQLSDTPDIRGLEQPCLENFHPLGDQWLLRHTPESWKFVVTAVMETMRRRSENNGFGLASSDEDQRKACVAYYRHLFHKINSLQANKVLALEIQAAPLATNPNIMQATDAFARSLKEIASWDWPCKLVLEHCDAMTSAAPRKGFLPLEKVLEVIADYDVSLCINWARSAIEGRNTALPLTHTQMAKQAGKLGALMFSGTTLNGAYGEWQDLHAPFAPFCAESLMTTDHVRELFNAAEPSTLHFAGIKLLEINESADVQHRIDILRNGIHSLNESI; this comes from the coding sequence ATGAAAGCGAATAATACCGGTTATATTATCGGTGCGTATCCCTGTGCACCCTCTTTTCACCAAAGAAGTGAAGAGGAAGAGAAGGAATTCTGGCGACAATTATCAGATACCCCTGATATTCGTGGGCTGGAACAACCCTGCCTGGAAAACTTCCACCCGCTGGGCGACCAATGGTTGCTACGTCATACGCCAGAAAGCTGGAAATTTGTCGTCACCGCTGTGATGGAAACCATGCGTCGCCGCAGCGAAAACAACGGTTTTGGCCTCGCCTCCAGCGATGAAGATCAACGCAAGGCGTGCGTGGCGTACTATCGCCACCTGTTCCATAAAATCAACTCATTGCAGGCTAATAAAGTGCTCGCACTAGAGATCCAGGCCGCACCGTTAGCAACGAATCCCAATATTATGCAAGCGACGGATGCCTTTGCCCGCTCGTTGAAAGAAATCGCCAGTTGGGACTGGCCCTGCAAACTGGTGCTGGAACACTGCGACGCCATGACGTCTGCCGCTCCCCGCAAAGGCTTTTTGCCTTTGGAAAAGGTGCTGGAAGTCATTGCCGATTATGACGTCAGCCTCTGTATCAACTGGGCGCGCTCCGCCATTGAAGGGCGCAATACAGCGTTGCCGCTGACCCATACCCAAATGGCGAAACAGGCCGGGAAACTCGGCGCGTTGATGTTCTCTGGTACGACGCTAAACGGAGCATACGGAGAATGGCAGGATTTACACGCGCCGTTTGCACCATTCTGTGCAGAAAGCCTGATGACCACAGATCACGTTCGCGAGTTATTTAATGCAGCAGAACCGTCAACATTGCATTTTGCTGGCATCAAGCTGCTAGAAATAAATGAGTCGGCTGATGTGCAGCATCGCATCGATATATTACGTAACGGTATTCACTCTTTGAATGAATCTATTTAA
- the yiaO gene encoding 2,3-diketo-L-gulonate TRAP transporter substrate-binding protein YiaO, translating into MKLRSVTYALLFAGVAAFSTSSLAAQSLRFGYETSQTDSQHIAAKKFNELLQEKTKGELKLKLFPDSTLGNAQAMISGVRGGTIDMEMSGSNNFTGLSPVINLLDVPFLFRDTAHAHKTLDGKVGDDLKVSLESKGLKVLAYWENGWRDVTNSRAPVKTPTDLKGLKIRTNNSPMNIAAFKVFGANPIPMPFAEVYTGLETRTIDAQEHPINVVWSAKFYEVQKYLSLTHHAYSPLLVVINKAKFDGLTPEFQQALISSAQEAGNYQRKLVAEDQQKIIDGMKDAGVEVITDLDRKAFSDALGNQVRDMFVKDVPQGADLLKAVDEVQ; encoded by the coding sequence ATGAAATTACGTTCTGTAACCTACGCTTTATTATTTGCCGGAGTGGCGGCGTTCAGCACATCTTCTCTGGCGGCACAATCATTACGTTTCGGTTATGAAACCTCGCAAACCGACTCGCAACATATTGCGGCGAAAAAATTCAATGAATTATTACAGGAAAAAACCAAAGGCGAACTGAAATTAAAACTGTTCCCGGATAGCACCCTCGGTAATGCGCAGGCGATGATCAGCGGCGTGCGCGGCGGCACTATTGATATGGAGATGTCTGGCTCCAATAACTTTACGGGACTCTCGCCCGTCATCAACCTGCTCGATGTCCCTTTCCTGTTCCGCGATACCGCTCACGCGCATAAAACGCTCGACGGCAAAGTCGGGGATGACCTGAAAGTCTCCCTTGAAAGTAAGGGACTGAAAGTGCTGGCTTACTGGGAAAACGGCTGGCGCGATGTCACCAACTCGCGTGCACCGGTTAAAACGCCTACCGACCTGAAAGGGCTGAAGATCCGTACCAACAATAGCCCAATGAATATTGCCGCATTCAAAGTTTTTGGCGCTAACCCGATCCCGATGCCGTTTGCCGAAGTCTATACCGGGCTGGAAACCCGCACTATCGACGCTCAGGAACACCCGATCAACGTCGTCTGGTCAGCAAAATTTTATGAAGTGCAGAAGTACCTTTCTCTGACGCACCACGCCTATTCCCCGCTTCTGGTGGTAATCAACAAAGCGAAGTTTGATGGCTTAACCCCAGAGTTCCAGCAGGCACTGATCTCATCTGCGCAAGAAGCGGGTAACTACCAGCGCAAACTGGTCGCCGAAGATCAGCAAAAAATCATCGACGGCATGAAAGACGCGGGCGTGGAAGTGATTACCGATCTCGACCGCAAAGCCTTTAGCGACGCGCTGGGTAATCAGGTTCGCGACATGTTTGTTAAAGATGTTCCGCAGGGCGCTGATCTGCTGAAAGCCGTGGATGAGGTGCAATAA
- the lyxK gene encoding L-xylulokinase, with the protein MTQYWLGLDCGGSWLKAGLYDREGREAGVQRLPLCALSPQPGWAERDMAELWQCCMAVIRALLTHSGVSGEQIVGIGISAQGKGLFLLDKNDKPLGNAILSSDRRAIEIVRCWQEDGIPEKLYPLTRQTLWTGHPVSLLRWLKEHEPERYAQIGCVMMTHDYLRWCLTGVKGCEESNISESNLYNMSRGEYDPCLTDCLGIGEINHALPPVVGSAEICGGITAQTAALTGLQAGTPVVGGLFDVVSTALCAGIEDESTLNAVMGTWAVTSGITSGLRDGEAHPYVYGRYVNDGQFIVHEASPTSSGNLEWFTAQWGEISFAEINQAVASLPKARGDLFFLPFLYGTNAGLEMTSGFYGMQAIHTRAHLLQAIYEGVVFSHMTHLNRMRERFTAVHTLRVTGGPAHSDVWMQMLADVSGLRIELPQVEETGCFGAALAARVGTGVYHNFSEAQRDLQHPVRTLLPDMTAHQHYQQKYQRYQQLIAALQGYHTRIKEHTL; encoded by the coding sequence ATGACGCAATACTGGCTGGGGTTAGATTGTGGTGGTAGCTGGCTGAAAGCCGGGCTGTATGACCGCGAAGGCCGGGAGGCGGGCGTGCAGCGCCTGCCGCTGTGCGCATTAAGCCCGCAGCCAGGCTGGGCAGAGCGCGATATGGCAGAACTGTGGCAATGCTGCATGGCTGTCATTCGCGCCCTGCTTACTCATTCTGGCGTTAGCGGGGAACAAATAGTGGGTATCGGTATCTCCGCACAGGGAAAGGGTTTGTTTTTGCTGGATAAAAACGACAAACCGCTCGGTAACGCCATTTTGTCCTCTGACCGCCGGGCGATAGAAATCGTTCGTTGCTGGCAGGAAGATGGCATCCCGGAAAAACTCTACCCGCTGACCCGACAAACCTTGTGGACCGGGCATCCGGTGTCGCTGTTACGCTGGCTGAAAGAGCACGAACCGGAACGCTACGCGCAAATTGGCTGCGTGATGATGACGCACGACTACCTGCGCTGGTGTTTAACCGGCGTCAAAGGTTGTGAAGAGAGCAATATTTCTGAGTCCAATCTCTACAACATGAGTCGTGGGGAATATGATCCGTGCCTCACCGATTGCCTGGGGATCGGTGAAATCAATCACGCCCTGCCGCCTGTTGTTGGATCTGCCGAAATCTGCGGGGGGATCACCGCTCAGACAGCCGCACTGACCGGTCTGCAAGCGGGTACGCCCGTTGTCGGCGGCCTGTTTGATGTGGTTTCCACCGCACTTTGTGCCGGGATCGAAGACGAATCCACCCTCAATGCGGTAATGGGAACCTGGGCGGTGACCAGCGGCATAACCAGCGGTTTACGTGACGGTGAAGCGCATCCGTATGTCTATGGTCGCTATGTTAATGACGGTCAATTTATCGTTCACGAAGCCAGCCCTACCTCTTCCGGCAATCTCGAATGGTTTACCGCGCAGTGGGGAGAAATCTCTTTTGCTGAGATTAATCAGGCCGTTGCCAGCTTGCCGAAAGCCAGAGGCGATCTGTTTTTCCTGCCGTTCCTGTACGGCACCAACGCCGGACTTGAGATGACCAGCGGTTTCTACGGGATGCAGGCCATTCACACCCGTGCGCACCTGTTGCAGGCCATTTATGAAGGCGTGGTGTTCAGCCACATGACCCACCTCAACCGGATGCGTGAACGTTTTACCGCTGTTCACACCCTGCGCGTGACTGGCGGTCCTGCGCACTCCGATGTCTGGATGCAAATGCTGGCAGACGTCAGCGGTCTGCGTATCGAGCTGCCGCAGGTGGAAGAAACGGGATGCTTTGGCGCGGCGCTCGCTGCCCGCGTCGGCACGGGCGTATATCACAACTTCAGCGAAGCCCAGCGCGACTTGCAACATCCGGTACGCACATTGCTGCCGGACATGACCGCTCATCAGCATTACCAGCAAAAATATCAACGCTATCAGCAACTCATTGCCGCACTCCAGGGTTATCACACCCGCATTAAGGAACACACATTATGA
- the araD gene encoding L-ribulose-5-phosphate 4-epimerase, which produces MLEQLKAEVLAANLALPAHHLVTFTWGNVSAVDETRQWMVIKPSGVEYDVMTADDMVVVEIASGKVVEGSKKPSSDTPTHLALYRRYAEIGGIVHTHSRHATIWSQAGIDLPAWGTTHADYFYGAIPCTRQMTAEEINGEYEYQTGEVIIKTFEERGRSPAQIPAILVHSHGPFVWGKNATDAVHNAVVLEECAYMGLFSRQLAPQLPAMQNELLDKHYLRKHGANAYYGQ; this is translated from the coding sequence ATGTTAGAGCAACTGAAAGCCGAAGTGCTGGCGGCGAATCTGGCGCTTCCCGCTCACCATCTGGTGACATTCACCTGGGGCAATGTCAGCGCGGTAGACGAAACGCGGCAATGGATGGTAATCAAGCCTTCCGGCGTCGAGTACGACGTGATGACCGCCGACGATATGGTGGTGGTGGAAATAGCCAGCGGTAAGGTGGTGGAAGGTAGCAAAAAGCCCTCTTCCGACACGCCAACGCATCTGGCGCTCTACCGTCGCTATGCAGAAATTGGCGGTATTGTGCATACCCACTCGCGCCACGCCACCATCTGGTCACAGGCCGGGATTGATCTCCCTGCCTGGGGCACGACTCACGCTGACTATTTTTACGGTGCGATCCCCTGCACGCGTCAGATGACCGCAGAGGAGATCAACGGCGAGTATGAATACCAGACTGGCGAAGTGATCATTAAAACCTTCGAAGAGCGCGGCAGGAGTCCAGCACAAATCCCGGCGATACTGGTGCATTCTCACGGCCCGTTCGTATGGGGGAAAAACGCCACTGACGCGGTACATAATGCCGTGGTGCTGGAAGAGTGCGCGTATATGGGGCTGTTCTCGCGCCAGCTCGCGCCGCAGCTTCCTGCCATGCAAAACGAACTGTTAGATAAGCACTACCTGCGTAAGCATGGGGCCAATGCCTATTATGGGCAGTAA